Within the Vigna angularis cultivar LongXiaoDou No.4 chromosome 10, ASM1680809v1, whole genome shotgun sequence genome, the region TACATACCTTCAACAACTGTGTCTCATAGTTATTCTTGCTCAAGTTGGATGTTATGTTCCTGCTCGTTTCTCAACTCTTAGGGTAGTTGATCGTATGTTTACAAGGATGGGCGCAGTTGATAATCTTGAATCCAACTCTAGCACGGTACAATTTCTAAACAGCCGCGTTGTGAGACAATTTGATCCCGATCATGTGGTTTAGAATTATAGATGAAGTTATATGGATATGTAGTTCACGACAGAGATGAAAGAAACAGCTTTTATCATGCAGAATGTTTCGCGAAGGTAATGCTGCACCTTTTATCTGCTAAACTCTACATACACACAACAGGTTTAATTTTTTCCTACAAAAATTTTGATGGGCGCAGGAGTCTGATTGTTATGGATGAACTTGGGAGGGCTACTTCATCCACAGATGGATTTGCAATGGCGTGGAGTTGCTGCGAGCATCTTTTGTCACTAAAAGCGTAATCTCTCttccttttttattatcaatatgCACTTCTAATATCTTAGATTGTAACTCGATCGAAAGTTACAAAAATCcaattattatgttataaatgaaCATAATcagaattattttttgtttaaataagttcgttaaatataattttaagtagTTAATTTTATTGGAATGAAATAATGCaatcaatttcaacaaaataaaaaaatcagtttGAAACTAAAAAAGAGAAGATgtagaaattattattattgtcgGACCTAAACATTAATAGAAACTTTGTTTAAAAGTATTAGATTTTTTTGTTAagttcatttaattttatataaaggAAAAAGTACTTTTTACGCTacttaattatgttaattgGAGATTATGCTATTATTTATTACCAGTGAATTGGTTaagttttgtttatatttaaattcatctaacattaatatattttttttttgggacTAAGTTTCCCGTTTTAAAATTCagctttttatttataaacatcaATTATTGTTTGAAATACGTTCCTTTgcagacttttttttttttcttaagaggcACATGAAATCCTAAACTTGTTATTGGTTGCACGGGTTtcaactgataaaaaaaaagttgcatGGATTTGGTGTTAAATTGTTAATTGAAGGAAAGCTTAAAGCTGGTAAAGTTTTCATCAAACATCCAAAAAACATATTGTTGCTATTGAACTGATGATCTTTCTTTTCCCCGAATCATATTTTTTCCATCCTTCTTCAGGTATACCATATTTGCCAGTCATATGGAAAACATATCAGAGTTGGCAACTATCTATCCCAACGTGAAAATTCTTCACTTTCTTGTGGACTTAAAAAACAACCACTTGGACTTCAAGGTGGTATTTCTATgtactttttaaataatgatattatcAACAATCCTATttcagaatataaaatattatatttttttaactaatcaattatttatttatattattataatatgattttgttgtttttttgtgttTGGGACAATTATCTAGAAGCTGAAATTCTGCTTtctttagtttcaattttttgtttttttttttcaatttagtttcaGCTTAAGGAAGGAACGACACGTATCCCCCATTATGGCCTTCTGTTAGCAGAAGTTGCAGGACTACCAAGTTCGGTTATTGAGACTGCCAGAGCCATCACAACTAGGATTGCAGAAAAGgtcttttgattttttattagttcCTCTGTGCATTTATATTCTGACATGAGCGCTTGTAGATATTTCGTCAACGACACTGAAATAAGCCATTCCTAAGTAACGCGTACTGGGGGATTAGCTCGCCGAAGTTTTAATTAAACTGTCAACAGTAAAATTCATCTGAAGTCGTTAGTATTGGTTTGATGCATTTggtccatatccattgatatTAGTTGTGGAGAAGCTGTTAAGATTGAAATACAAACTAGTACTGACATATTGTGTGGACTTGTTGGTGTGATTAGGAAGAGAAGAGAATGGAAGTTAACTGTATACAGCACTATTCAATCCAGAGGATATACCATGCTGCACAGCGCTTGCTATGCCTTAAATATTGCAACCAAGATGAGGATACCATTCGGCAAGCTTTGCTGAATCTTAAAGAAAGCTGTACCAACCATTGAAATCCACGTAAACCCCagaattactttttaataaactGTCATCTCTATTCTTACTCATAAAACTGTAcattgggtttttttttttgaaacagtCTATCGAGTAAaggattatatatataacataaaatatctAACATTCGAGTGCCTattcataaattcaaattaaataatatgattaataatattctaaaaatttaatcaaaacgACATACAATCATAATTTAGAGTAAAATAAAGGTTTTAACTGTAATATAGTctagaaaaaatatttgttagtttCAAAAGTGACTTTACTTTTCTCAATCTTATTGcgaattataattaatttaatattaaatatagcattaattaatataataaaatcgaCTAAGATTATTCTTAAATTGAAACaacaattacaatttttttccgagtttaagtaaataatatattttttataatatttgtatcaTTACATTTCACTTGAAGATAACACTTTTTTTCTACAGATTAAATTTGACAGTGTAATATTCAGGAAAAATTTACATAaacacttttaaattttactatacctataaaacctaataaaaatatttttaaatttttaggtGATTTTtcgtattatatattttaaaataaaaatatgatgtGATTGGTGTTGAACTTGAATAGGTGTGTACTTGAATTTTGGGTGTTTGTCTCATCACCCtaatattaaatcattataaaataatttaagagtatattataacaatatatatatatatatatatatctttaaagataaaactataataaaatataaatactataaGGAAATTATTGATACCTATATgtcaaatacaaatatattactTAATTTACATATAGAAGatttaattatcttattttaaaataaccgtattaaaaactttaattaaactaattatatttaagagaatgaaaaaaaattaatgagaatTACAAAGTAtacaaataatattgaaaagCTAAAATAAACGAAGCCTTCCCGAgcttcaaatataattaataattaattattttttatgctaAATAGTTTCTACCTAAGCATTGTTAATACCAAAATTCGCCTAATTGTACTTACAAAAACATTTACTTTAGAAGTTAATTGAAGCGAATGGTTCATCTAAATTGGCAGTTGAAACAAGACCATAAAATGGTGGTTGATTAGCTAAtatccattaaaaaaataactcgACATTGATCGAAAAGGATGTATTGAAGCGTTCAAAACTCATTCCAAAGTCAAAACATCAAACAAGTGCTATGTCCTCAAAATAGTATTCATAAATTGAAGCAAAAAAAGATAACACAAACTTAACGATAGCGGCGAAGTGACAGGGTGTTGTTCCTCTTCCAGGTTGCCCTGCGGGATGGACGAGCCTTGTGGTACAGATGTCCTCTGCCACGTAAACCCCTGTTGCTTTTCCCTGCAGAGGTAAGCCCACGCAGCTCCCTGTGCTTATGCACTGGATTGCAGAGCCAATTGATTCTGGGATCATTTCTAATAGCACCATGGGCAACATCTACCAGAATGATCTCGAAGTACTTGTAAGTCGAGTCCTGAAACAAACAGTAATATTTTACCAACAACAGCACATGATTCACAATCAAATTTCATTCTCAATAAGTGAGTAGTAACAAACCTCGTTCACCCAATAAGAGTTGAGGACCCTAAGTCCACCCAGCTTCCGTCCAGCTCGCTCCTCAGCAACAGACCTCTTGCTACGCTGGAATTTTAATTGAGTAACACCCTGGTTTGTTGGCTTACCATAAACAATACCTTTGGGCACTGGTCTCTTTCTGCCACCTCTACGCACACGAACACGGTACACAACGTAACCCTGTCGTGTCATAACCACAATCATCACTGGACTGAAACAAACAGCTTTACAAAAACATATACACGCATACCAGGTGcgattattttattgaaataagtAATTGAAACAACACAGTGGTTGAAATAAAAAGGTATACTACTACTTAagtaactaataaaataaaattataaataaatagttacCTGCTTAGCCTTATAGCCCAAGCGACGAGCCTTGTCAGGGCGGGTTGGCCTGGTCAAACGAACAATGGAGGGCTGCTGCCTGTACTCCCAGCACCTCACCCGCTGCAAAAAGCGCATAACATCTGACTGCTTCTTGCGCCATAGCTCTGAAACATACTTGTAGGCACCTGTGCCAATCACACCCAAAAAAAACTCTATCAATACCACTTCCAACAAATACACCAcgtaattttattaatataaccaAGAGATATATATCAACTTGTCGACCTCAATAGCCACACACTACAACTTCCACATTTACAAGTGACAAATGCCCACAAATTAAGAGGATAGCATACATATGATTAATAATTAGATTCGAAATTGACAAAGAGTCCTTAAACCTAATTTAATGAAAAACCTCAAACCTGTCCAACATTTAACTTTAATAGATTTACACCACCAAAATCAGAGTGCATCATAAACAACTATTTCGCTCCCGTTCCAAAAGGCCAACTCAATTTAAAAACCCTTGGATTTGACTATCaactataaaaaatatgcaAAGTGGAAGCAAACAAGGCTATCAGATCCTACACTCCAACTTTGACAGCCCAGATAACACTTACTGCCATTAAACAATATGAGACgtgaaactaaaaaaaaaaaagtaaagaacaATTTACGAAGAAAACAAAATAGGCACGATTTCAGACCAGAAAAAATTGTGCAATGCAGGATTAAAACCGTAATTGCCAGATAGGACTagcaaaatcaaaataaacattaaCACTGAGACACAAGAAGAAGCGACCGAGATGGTTCAACTTAGCGAACATACAACGGTGTTTCTCTTATTTAAGCTTTTGcactaaaaccctaaaccctctTCAGGAAGCTCTACCGAAACAATGGAGGGTAGGTTGGGTAATTGTTGTTATGGAACCAAATAATCATTCGCATTCATGCATCAGATCCAACATAACGTGATTGACAAACGATAACAAAACATAATCCGAATGGAAAGGTAGACAGAGAGAACATACCCATCGCGCAGTCACCACAGTGGAAGGGTTCTACCTCACCCACATCAACTGAAAACTAGGGTTTCAAAACGAGTTCAAATACTTATAGAGCCACCACTGCAAGTACAGGCCTTCAGTTTCAAAAGTGGgcttctatttattttttagtttttgggcCAGGCCTGCGGTGCTGATTAAACTTCATGAGACTTTGGTTCAAACTTCTTTTTTGTCGACAAACAAAAAGTTCAGTTTTATCCCTTGGAAAATgacagttttttttatattacccATTATTTctttacataattaaatttagatgttgatttaaactaatataataatattatagactTCCAAAAGTTCTGTGACTAAACAAAAggcttattatattttatatgaaataatatttgttttaaatggTAAAAAAGTAGTTTAAGTGAAACAATGGTCTTGAGTTTTTATGgttatcaataatttaaatagtataaattattatttataatatttaccaGAAAACATCatgaaactataaaattatttaaatatttttcttatatatagagagagagagaggcaTATGACATGCTTTGATATGTTCAAAAATCCTTTGAAGTTTTCAAAATCTCTTTTAACATTAATGTGTTGAGGTTAAGTATGCAtacatattattaaaagttCATGCTTGTGATGTATTGTTCATTTTAGTACTCTCTTACTcctttacaattttaatatgtgaaattttaatataaaaaagaattagcAAGGAATTGAAGAATTTGAGTGTTTATAATCTTAAGAATGATAATGTTTATACTCTATTCTTAAATTTAACTTCTAAACAACATAGAATTCCATGATAATATTCCACATGATAATGGTTATAAACTTAAGAACGATAATGTTTTTACTCTATGGGTTTGAAAGAGAAGCCTTAGAgtgaatgaaattgaaaatgagtATTGATATGTGACAGAAGCTTTTGGATGAATGTTTGTTGGTGCAGCATCTTGTATCACGTCACTGCCAGAGAACATAACAGAAAGAAGGGCTTCtgtaaagaaaaagtaaaagttaattTCATGTTTGCACTCCACAGAATGTACCAAGTTTATTATTTTCACAGCTGAAATTGTTTTaccaatttatattattattttactttttaacttttctatttttctataaatataaaaattaaaattttaataatcaaaatataccCTTAAAAATAGGTTGTCCATAGTGTATGTAAGAATCTAATAGAATAATggtgattttataaaaatagtttttttttaaatattcctTTATATAACTTAACCAATGTGAAAAAATGGCTTTAAAACAgtgataatttttataaaaataaaatttttcttattattatttttatataagttaatattttattattaaaatattatagtattCTATTATTAGATAAATTATCTAAAGTTATTTTCTAAATCT harbors:
- the LOC108334602 gene encoding 60S ribosomal protein L15-1; the protein is MGAYKYVSELWRKKQSDVMRFLQRVRCWEYRQQPSIVRLTRPTRPDKARRLGYKAKQGYVVYRVRVRRGGRKRPVPKGIVYGKPTNQGVTQLKFQRSKRSVAEERAGRKLGGLRVLNSYWVNEDSTYKYFEIILVDVAHGAIRNDPRINWLCNPVHKHRELRGLTSAGKSNRGLRGRGHLYHKARPSRRATWKRNNTLSLRRYR